AGTAAAACCAATTACGCTTTGAATTTGTTTTGCTGGATCTACTTTCCTTAAACCATGCATGCTGATCAGAGCAATGATTCACCACCAAGTCAACTAAAATCTTCATACCTTTGTTGTGGGCCTCCTTAATTAGATTAAAGATATCCTCATTCTTCCCGTATTTTGGCCAAACTTTCTCATAATTTGCAATGTCATATCCCATATCTTTCTGCGGTGAATCATAGAATGGTGAAATCCAAATAGCCGTAATTCCAAGGTCTTTCAGGTAATCTAGTTTTGATCTAATTCCATTAATATCACCCCAACCATCATTATTCGAATCTTTAAATGAGGCTGGGTATATCTGATAAAATGTTGCCTCCTTCCACCACTGAGGTTTGGTTTCTGGATGCTCTTCAACTGTTTTTGTTGACattcttatttttgctTGTCGAATTATGAAATAGCATCGTGTAAATTATCGTTTTGATTGTGCGATTTATGCCGGAATATTGTATCTATAAATACACTAACTTCCAAAGAATCATGCAAAAATagtaagaaagaaaatgatttttaaaattggaaattATCGAAGATCAGCCAATAATCGAAACCACTTCATTCAATCCCCGgattttcaaataaaaaagcggGGAAGTTGATTCCGAAAAAGTATTAATAATTACACGCTTTTTCGATGAATCTCGGAAACAATTTCCcttacatttttatttgttgaatGCTAACCCATCCTTGCGCATCATACTTGTTCTCTTATAAAATGATTTAATAATTGCTCTCTCACAAGATGAGTGTATAGTATTGATTAATAGATATTGCATTGGAAGAAATGTGGAAACCACTATACTTGAATAACTAAGAATATTGTAGTTAAGACATGAAAATGTTGCGTCCTATTATTATATAAAGATATACCAACAATTTTGCTTAGTTATGATTCTAGGTAAAAGAGGCCAAACTAATCTTTGAAATTGTTTCTTTGCTACAACAAAGTAAAATGCAAACATACAAGTAAAAGCGTGGAAAGTGAAAttatgtattttttttcttcaaacgAGTTTGAGTGATCATTATTCGATTGAGTGTAATTTAAACAAATTTGCTCGTATAAACATCAGTAGGAAATAATATGAGGGTCAATAGCaaggaaatattgaaatcGTCTGGTACGTACCGGCTACGCGTTTTCAATGAAGTCTCATGATTTGTGTGTTGTGTTGGGCATATCGGTTTTTACCATTAaatttctatttcatttaataatgcatttctttatatttAGATTTTATATTTAGATTACGTTGGAAATAGGTATGGAAGAAcgtatttattattatcatcGATTGAATAGTCCTGTTGTAGTAGCAGGTAGACGACCAAAATATGTTTGCATTTATTGAGTTAATCACTATTATAAGAAAGTGTGAATGTAACCACTTCTTaatccttatttttaaatAGTACCGGCTCCATGAATACAATTCTTGTGAGGGAGCACGGTGAGTTTGCATACGAAAGTATTAAGTTAATGTTCATAAAATGAGCCATTTCAATTaatagtaaaaataaaggcaAAAAAGCATCGAAAGCATTTTATGGCTTCGCAACAACGACTGTGTCTCCTCCCTTGGAAGAACTCTTGAGAGCAGCGTCAATAATAgcaagatgatgaaaagcgACTTCTGGAGTAGCGATGATTCCACTCTTATCTCCAGTCTTGATCGCTTCACCTAAAACATCAAACTCTTTGGATGGAGTCCGGTATTCATCCTCGATAGGAATATCCATTTCGTATGACTTTGTTTCTGCTGTGAGACCGCCAACTCTCAATGTTAATTTTTCTGGATGTTTTGGACTGAAATCCAAGAACACAGAGCCATTATCACCCAAAATCTTGAAAATACAGCTCTTATCAGTATTTCCAAAAGCGGATCCATACGTGAATGTTCCAATCACTCCGGATTCCATTTCCACAAGAGAGTATAATATATCATCTGTTCCACTCAACTCACGGACCCTTTTAGTATGAGCGTTGACCTTTCTAATTTGACCTAACACACCTGTTAAAAGGGCTAATTGGTGAACACCCCCATCTGATAAAAAGCCGCCAATATGCTTAGGTTGTCTTCTCCAAGATGTACTGAGATATTTATTGGCAAAGTTAAATTGACCTGTGGATGAATaagtaaaagaataaaCATTGCCTATCTTTGAGACTGCCTCTTTCAAAGCATCAACTGCTTTGAAGTAGCACCAATGCTCGTTCACAGCAATAATAAGATCCGgattttcctttgaaagTTTAACAATTTGCGCAGCCTGCTCCAGGTCTGCCGCAATTGGCTTTTCAACGCAGATATTCTTCTTGTATTTAACTGCTAATTTAACAGCACTCAAGTTGAATTGCACTGGAAGTAGAGCGTCCACGAGATTAACCTCTGGATCCTTGAAAGCATCTTCCATATCATCATAGATAATCTTAATATCAGCGTTTTTTGCAAAGACCTCAGCCTTCTCCTTTGTTCTATTAAAGCATGAGTAAGGTGTGAAATACTTTGATGCCTTCAATGCTGGTAGGTGAGCATCTGTAGCAAAAATTCCAGTGCCAACAACACAAACTTTATACGACATTATGATTGactaacaaaaaattcGGATAGTTAAGTCGATTCTAATCAAGAAATCAAAGCACTTTTTGGTGCCTTTCTCTGTGCTTAACTCAAAATAATTAAGTTCTGGTGTCcgatatttatatattcgggaaattttttgtgGTTCGAGTTAAAGTTCGGCCATTCGGATAAATTTCCATGTCTATCTACTCTTCAATCATGGGGTTCAATGCGGAGTGAActagtaaaaaaaataacaatgcGGAAAAGCCAGGTTCAACCAGTCAATGATTcgaaatagaaaaatcaGCGAGGAAGTAAAGTAGGTTTACAATGTTAAAAAGATGCAATTTTTCCGGACGATATCTTCCGACCAAACTACAACATTATGTCATTTCATAAAAGGAAGTGTTTTTAGGTCCGCGTTTTAATGCGATGAGTGATATAAGGCCAAACACAATCAGAACGCATTATTTAATTATAGATCAATACAGAAAGAAGGTGCGTGACGGAAAGAAAAGGTTGAAGTAAACATCGCTTTTGAAAACCTATGTTCAGCCTTCCAAATATTAAGGAATCTAGATACATGTAAGCGGGGGgtaactttttttctcaaaacAGAAACTTGTAGtttactttttattctttcaatCCTCTCAGCAAGCAAATCGTTTGAAATTTGAGACGGAAGAAACCGCAACCCGCCAAGgaatcaacaaaaaaaaaggtataGCTATCTTCCAACGACTCACAGACGCGTCGCTtcaaagtaataaaaataacaCCGGGAGTGTGGCTTATTGGACAATCTCCGTATGTGTAAATGGCATGTATTTACATATTTCTTTGTACGGTAATTTCCAATTTTATTAATTGTTCTTCATTTTGCTGTCTAGGTATATAATAACTTCCAAAAAGAGCATGATGGCAGTGCTATCGTATTATTCCTTATTCCTTATTACTGGCAGTCGCCGGTTCAAACAGGAATCAATTCCAGGACGtttgtttttttatctccTGTGATATGCAACCAacacttctttttctttaaaaaagttttgcgtttttctttctcagaGCATTAAACATTTAATCTAATCAATTATATAAGTACGCATAACCCATTTCTTCATACCCTGGTACAATtaacaaatttttgattcattcatttcttctacACTTTGAAGTCTGTCGATTGAATCtatggaagaaaaagttgtTGAAAGAGAATCAGCGTGGAGTTGGGGACCTCATAATAGCGTCTTCACTTCACTCTCAACAATTTCAATCGtttgtcttcttttaaTCTATGGTTCTAGTCTTCTCATAAGTCAGGTTACAGTATTCTATAAAAATTCTCACGGTATGAAAGAATTTGATAGTTTGTCCAACAGGCTTTTTCCACAAAAGCACACAAGTATTGAAGGCAAGGTTCCGTTAACTTTTAAGAGTGTTAGAGCAGGTACCTTTAAACCTGAGACTAAAGAAATACAGTGGTTAGAGACATCTGTCTCTAAAACCAATGATACGGGTGACTTTGTTGTCACTAAAGGATCGAAAtactttttaaaaaatgtGCAAGATCCAGAGTTTTCTAAACTGTTATATGATGGTTCGGAGATCGTttatgatgataaaaagtATAAGATTGAGGATGTCGTCTTCAGTAATGATTTGAAGCATGTTCTTTTGGTGTGCGACAAAATTCACAACTGGAGACATTCGTTCTTCGCATCctatttcatttataaTATCGAGACGAAAACTACGCAGTCATTGtatgataaaaataacGAATTGAATGAGAAAATTGCTTTGGCCAAATGGTCTCCTGATTCCAAGAAGATTGCATTTGTGCTTGAGAACAACGTGTATATTAAGAATATTTCCGATTTTATTCATCCAACTTTGACGCAAGTTACCCATGATGGGGGAAAAGAGATTTTCTATGGCAAGCCAGACTGGGTATATGAAGAGGAAGTTTTCGAAAGTGATACCGCTCTCTGGTGGTCCCCAAATTCTGAGTTTTTATCTATGTTACGTTGCAATGATACGCAAGTGCCAACTTACCCGATACCATATTTTGTCCAGGATGATGAGAAGTACAAAAATTCCTCGTATCCAGAGTTACGAGAGATTAAGTATCCGAAGGCCGGTTATCCAAATCCAGTTGTTGACTTCTTGGTTTACGATATGTCTGCTGAGGAAGTTAAATATATCGACcaggatgatgatttttATCATGACAAGGATATTCCAAATGATACCAGACTTATTACAGAAATGGTTTGGGTCGGAGACCAGCAAGTTCTAGTGAGAACCACAAATCGTGTCTCTGatatcttgaaaattttcataGTTGATGTTACTGGTTCAAAACTGAACAGTACATTGACTCGCTCGGAAGACTTACGGAAGAAGAATAGTTGGTTTGAAATTGAACACAATACCCTCTATATTCCAAAGGCCGAAACACGGCCAGAAGAAGGATATATTGATGTTCTTGAGGTCGATGGCTATGATCACTTAGCTTACTTCTCGCCACCTACTGCCGCGACACCAAAAGCTTATCTAACTAGAGGTGATTGGGAGGTTGTTGGTGGACCACGAGCATTTGATTACATCACTAACAAGGTTTACTTTATATCAACAGAAAAATCTTCAATGGAAAGACACCTTTATTCTGTCGGTTTAGatggaaaagataaaacaaATGTCACGGATGTTTCTAAGGAGGGTGTTTATTCTGCATCGTTTTCCAAGGGTTCTCGCTATTTACTATTGAATTACAACGGTCCGGATGTTCCATATCAAAATTTGATTGACCTCCACACAATGAAAGTTGACTCATTTGAGACaaatgaaaagttgaaaggCGTTCTTGAAAAGTATATCGTTCCAAAAGTTATTTATGGTGAGTTGAATTTGGGTGATGGTGTGAAAGCTAATTACAAGCAGACTTTTCCATTGAATTTTAATCCTTCTCATAAGTATCCACTACTCTTTTTCGTTTATGGAGGCCCGGGTTCCCAGTTGGTTGTAAAAACTTTTGGGCAGCCTTTTTCATCTGTGATTGCGTCAGAACTAGACGCTGTTGTTGTTACCGTTGATGGTAGAGGAACTGGCTTTAAAGGCAAACAATTCAGAAATGTTGTGAAAAATAATCTTTCTCATTATGAGGTTATTGATCAGATCGCAGCTGGaaacatttttatttccaagcCATATATTGATCCCGAGAGAACAGCCATTTGGGGCTGGTCTTATGGAGGGTTCATGACTTTGAAAACTTTGGAAAAAGATCAGGGGAATGTTTTCAAGTATGGTATGGCTGTTGCACCTGTTACAAACTGGATGTTTTATGATTCCATTTACACTGAGCGTTATATGAATACACCTCAGAACAATCCAAACTATAAAAATGGTTCTGTTCATGACGTTGAAGGTTTTAAATCAGTGAAGAGATTTTTGCTTATGCATGGTACTGGTGATGATAATGTTCATCTACAGAACAGTTTAAAGTTCTTGGATATGCTCGACCAAGCAGGTGTAGAGAATTATGATGTGCATGTCTTTCCAGATAGCGACCACTCTATCAGCTATCACAATGCAAACACTATCGTGTATGATAAATTGTTCATTTGGTTAAAACTTGCCTTTGCAGGTGTTTATGATGAGATTTATGAGCCTGTCAGAATTGACAATTACGGGCCAATCGATCCCGATCTCCATGTTTTGTGAGCTAAAACTTTTTTCCATGATGTTGTACATACTCTTCTAATACGCATTTTACTTTAAATCAATTAGAACATACCtattgcaaaaaaataataatgatattaATTGGTCGTTACACTTTATATAGGAATGAAGCAAACAGTTAAGGATGGAACAAGATGATCTTCGTTTTTCATATCAGTTATATCTTTCGGCTCCAAATACTAAATCATGCTCTAGATCCATTTCGCCATCATCGGTGGCTTCTTCTGGTCTTGGTGGTATATCTGGGTCATTTGAATATGCACCAGTTGGTGTCCGTAATGATCCTTGCATTGATGGATGTTCGTGTAAATCTACCTGAGGTGTAGCTTCCGGCGAAGCAAATGTGGCTCTTGGAGACATGATTCCAGGTGACTCCTGGATAGTTTCCTGAGGAGATTGAATCTGAAAGTTCTGTTGCGTTCTTTCAAAGTCCGAatgttgttgctgttgctgtaAACTTGTCTGGTTAACTTGTTCCTCTCTTTGTTGTTCCTCTTGATATATTCGCTCCTGTTCCTCCAATGGTTTTCTGACATATTCTCTAAATCCTGCAACTTCATCCActatcatcttcttcatatcATGAATATCATCCACAGACTCAAATGAAAAGTCAAATTTACGTGGACAAACAGGTTCGTCGTTTGGATCATGCCATACTTCCAAGTAAGGGTGCTCTAATGCTTGCTCGGCTGTAATTCTTGTCTTTGGATCCAGGGTTAAAAGTTTGCTCAAAAGATCTAAAGCTAGAGGGGATGCATCTGGATAGAGAGTTTCAAATGGAATTCTTGGCATATAAGGTAGAGACCGAATATACGCCCTCGCCCTTGGTgatttgatattttctATGGTTTTCTCATCAGGTGTGCCCAAAACCCTCAGTATTTGATTTAGCTGATCAACATAGTCCTTTCCTTTAAAAATTGTACGCCTTCCAAGTAGTTCTGCCAAAATACATCCCGCAGACCACATATCAATAGCTTTCGTGTATCCTTGAAAACTTAAGATAATTTCAGGAGCACGGTACCATCTGGTTGCAACATATTCTGTCATGAAGCCATTATTTTTGGTTGGATCACTGGAATAACCTCTCGCAAGCCCAAAATCACAAATCTTTAACTCACAGTCGGCATTAACAAGTAAGTTTCCAGGCTTCAAATCTCTATGAAGAACATCTGCCGaatgtatatatttcaaTCCACATAGTGTTTGGTAAATAAAGGATTGAAAATGTGCGTCTGTTAAAGGTTGTCCTGAGCGTATGATTTGGTGCATATCACACTCCATCAACTCCTCGTATAAGTAAACTTCATTGAAGTTCCCGTTTGCATCTGGAACAATATCTAGATCGTATAAACaagtaatatttttatgCCCACGAAAATGGCGTAGAAGTTTGATTTCTCTAAGCGCTCTTTTACAGAGAATCTTCTTGCTAAAAATGTTTGTGATCTTTTTAATAGCCACTTTATCTTCCCCCTCGTCTCCGTCTAAGTACTTTGCAGAGCAAACAATACCATATGCACCCTGGCCTAGACCTTTAATCAGTTGAAACCGCTtatcaacaataaaattCTGCTGAAATACGCGGAAAACGTGATATTGATCTAGACTTCCATTCATTTTATACGTAGTATCTCAATAGTCTCTTAGAAAGAATGCTGTTGTGGtgtaaaaatgaaagcagAAACTGAGCCAAGCAgccaaattttttaatgtaAAAGACGCTTTCGGATATaattaagaaaaagcaCCTAGTACCTAAATACTTTGTCTTTCCACTCGGTTTTAAGTGCCTAAATTACTGAAACAACTGTTTGGATTCTTGAAGACCCTTAGCCCGCGTTTTTTTGACAAGTTCTAGATCAGCTCAAAAAAAGGATAGTTTGGTGTATGGAATAGGGCAGGAAAAATTAGTAGCACCGTGTCGCGAATCGCTAACATtcaatgcaaaaaaaaggtcTTTTGATAGTACCAGGACTAATGTTCCGATAAATGGATTGATAGTATTTATGTTTTAATAGCTCTAGTTGGATTCTATATCCCAAAATTCagaatgatgatattaGACGATACCGTTTGATATTTTGTAATAACAAGTTAACTCAGAAAAGTAGTCCAAACCCCCTTAtggaaataataatatacaaATAATTAGTGTAAATCAAATCGTAAATGAGTCTGATCCAGAACAAACTTCTTGGGAACAACGTCTGTATTTATAACGTTGGTAAATATGTATTGAGGTTCAGGAATGattatcttctttgatttcattTCCTTAATTCCTTTTCCGGGGTGCATATTACCATCAGGGAAATAATAGAATTGATGTCCTTAGGTCTAACTTTTCAATGTACTTGTTCGATTCCCAGTTCAAGCTTCTAAAAATATCCTGAAAATACTATTTAAAACAATCCGAATAAAGCTACATAAATTTTCTCTGTCTTGATCGCGAGATCTCAACTTTTTCTGTGCTTTAATTCAATAGTCCTGAAGCATGAATCAATATTATTCTCGAGGAGCCCCTTAGATTGGAAAATGTGCTCAAcactaaaaaaagaagatacgCTGAAATTTTAAAGTGGTGTTCAAGCGTTTAATTTACGTAAaattgttgttttctttcctcgACGATAGACGTAGGTAGAACTTTTCAGATGTTCAAATGCCCTTTTCAACGTCGATCCTGCTATTTTTATACTCTCTTTTATGTCTTGAGTTAATTTCgcatttattttcctcaATCAACTTTCTTTCTAATTTGATCTATTGTGCGCTTAGCACCCCAGGCAGTTTTTGGATATGGAACGAACTTGCTATATTCTTTGTATTAGTTTAcataataatttttttaccctttatatttttgaacaGTTGGTTCGATAGAAGAGCTTTACGTATAAAGGATTCTTTTGTATTAGTGATactttctgattttgaCCTCAATAATGAGCATGCAGATTATATTTATCTTATTGCCCTTGTTTGCATTTTGATGAATACCgctgtttcttctttctgtcgATATAAATTTGTTCGGAGGATCAATTCATGAAGTaagaagttttttttttttttttttttttttttttgaagccTAAATTCAAGCAAAAGTCAACAGTGCTTCTACTTATTTTCCTCAAGGTAGGGTATTGCTTCTGCTTtaatcttcatcatttgcaGCATTACTAAATTGTTATAACCACGTAATAACAGCATAGACTCCATTAAATTCTATTAGttttcgtttctttttttttcatttcggTTGATTTGGAACTAAGTGGAGTATCAGTCACTCATATATTAGATAACACCATGTCAGTGGCTACACAGCCAACTCTCAGAGGCAAAAGTGACCTACAGGAAAAACCCTCTGATGTTACAAATGGCTCTTTGTCTAAGGCTGCTGAACCTGAACCTGAACCCGACACTCGAGACCAAATGAGCAGGGTCGACATAGATGGACTTGTTatgaaatttcagaaaaaaCTAGGGAAAAGGTGGGATGACTATCAGATGGTAGtttcactttttcttgtAGGAAAGCTTTCTAGAGAAGAATTGATGGCAAAACTTGAAGAGACTCTTGATAGTACAACAATCCGATTTCATaatcaacttcttcttgctAACCTTGCGAACTGTCTTAGGGCAGAACCATCTGATGGGATGTCAAGTGCAAGATTTGGAAGTCAAACacaacaaagcaaaaaaagaaaaacaggTCGATCATCACAATATGATATGTTGAAGAGAAATATTCTTTCGCTTCCTataagagaaagaagacgGCTAAAAAGCATTGTACGAGAATCCGGTAAAAGGGGAATGACAAATTCAACATTAGCTCTTACCCGTCAGGCTATTCTTCCAAAGATTCCTATGAAAGCCCCCAAAGGAGCTGAAGTTCAATCGAAGGAAACTATTGCTGCAACATTGGAGCAGACAAGTAAGTGGTCTAAAGATGTTTCACGTGCAATTAAAGCACCGCTTTGTTCTGAAAGTTTTGAACTTCCTGATATAGAATCATTACAAACACGCATGCTAGGTATTGCAAGGGAGCATGGCCTAGAGGGTAGTGTGAGTCCACGTGCCGCACAATTTCTTTTGGTTGGACTTGAATATCATTTAAAATCACTCATTGAGAGGTCACTTGCCaaagtgaaaagaaataaaaatggctCAAAACGTCAGCGTGTTACTCTTACTGTTGAAGATATGTATGATACACTATCACAGGTGCCACATTCAGTAGATAACAGTGGGTCTCTCTATTATTTAAACGATGCATTATtaaagaatgatgatgatgcctCTGTGATTCATCTTCAGAGGCAACCgttggcaaaaaaaatgccgCATAGTTTTGACACCCAGACAGATATCATGAAACTTcaagagaaagataaatCATTCAAGGCAAATGACAGGTCCAACCATATGAATCTTGCTATTAGCGAAGAGAATCCAAAAGGTGATACAAATACGGAGAATGCCTCAGAAGAGCACAAAAATATGCAAGGCAAAAAGACGGAATCTCAAGGATCACAAACATTTGTTAGGCCATCATTCTCGAAAGAAAGTACGGATCACCATATGAAATTTTCGAAAAGCATCATTAACCGTAAATTTCATGTCAGTGAATATTCACCCATTAGTTTTGTATTGAAGCCAAAAGGGCTGGGGGTCaggaaaaatgaagaaaagcaagcaGGCAGGCCCAACTTAGTACTTCATGATCCAAGCATCGGCAGTCCTAATGACCTTAATTGGGTCATTAATGAGCTTTTGTCAGAGTAAATTTATGTATTAGTAATCCCTTTAAATAAACCCACAATTATGacattttttaaaatgaaattggaaacaACCGGGTAGAATAGATCTAAATGCTTTTACGCTACATATCGACGTTGCAGAGAATTGTTTGTCGGATCcaattatttcatttccaGAGCATGTAGGGTGCGCAAATAAACGTTTATGTAATTTGGTTCAGCCTAAATGAAAACTGTTTCCTATAGAATGGTATTCTCGCatcaaaaagaactaaATAAACGGAGATTTTGTTGAGAAGAGGATTCCAAGAGAATGGAGGTAGAAGACCTGATAATGAATGGGTATatgatttattttatatcaGAACGCATCCGATCACCAGTTAATCttgttttttgttttttttcttaggCCTTCCGTCTTTCCATTTCGATTTCGCTCGCGATCAATATTTCTCTGAGTAGAGAGCACTTTTTGCCCTGAAAGAGATTTCATGAGATTTTGTCCTTCATATTACAAAGCATTAAAGCTGTGAGGGGCACTACGGTAGTTTTATAAAGCATTAGAATATGACGAACGAAAAGGATAAGAGTGCAGCTAAGCACGATGTTGCTGCTTCACTTACCGAAAGCAAGAAACAGAAGGGCAAAAAGGCGTtgcaaaaagaggaagaagaacttAGCGAGGAAGATCTACAATTGAAGTCCGATTTGGATATGCTTGTTGAGCGTTTGTTGGGTTCTCAATTGGACCT
This region of Brettanomyces bruxellensis chromosome 4, complete sequence genomic DNA includes:
- a CDS encoding uncharacterized protein (MEROPS:MER0000405), whose amino-acid sequence is MEEKVVERESAWSWGPHNSVFTSLSTISIVCLLLIYGSSLLISQVTVFYKNSHGMKEFDSLSNRLFPQKHTSIEGKVPLTFKSVRAGTFKPETKEIQWLETSVSKTNDTGDFVVTKGSKYFLKNVQDPEFSKLLYDGSEIVYDDKKYKIEDVVFSNDLKHVLLVCDKIHNWRHSFFASYFIYNIETKTTQSLYDKNNELNEKIALAKWSPDSKKIAFVLENNVYIKNISDFIHPTLTQVTHDGGKEIFYGKPDWVYEEEVFESDTALWWSPNSEFLSMLRCNDTQVPTYPIPYFVQDDEKYKNSSYPELREIKYPKAGYPNPVVDFLVYDMSAEEVKYIDQDDDFYHDKDIPNDTRLITEMVWVGDQQVLVRTTNRVSDILKIFIVDVTGSKLNSTLTRSEDLRKKNSWFEIEHNTLYIPKAETRPEEGYIDVLEVDGYDHLAYFSPPTAATPKAYLTRGDWEVVGGPRAFDYITNKVYFISTEKSSMERHLYSVGLDGKDKTNVTDVSKEGVYSASFSKGSRYLLLNYNGPDVPYQNLIDLHTMKVDSFETNEKLKGVLEKYIVPKVIYGELNLGDGVKANYKQTFPLNFNPSHKYPLLFFVYGGPGSQLVVKTFGQPFSSVIASELDAVVVTVDGRGTGFKGKQFRNVVKNNLSHYEVIDQIAAGNIFISKPYIDPERTAIWGWSYGGFMTLKTLEKDQGNVFKYGMAVAPVTNWMFYDSIYTERYMNTPQNNPNYKNGSVHDVEGFKSVKRFLLMHGTGDDNVHLQNSLKFLDMLDQAGVENYDVHVFPDSDHSISYHNANTIVYDKLFIWLKLAFAGVYDEIYEPVRIDNYGPIDPDLHVL
- the SLT2 gene encoding Mitogen-activated protein kinase slt2/MPK1; the encoded protein is MNGSLDQYHVFRVFQQNFIVDKRFQLIKGLGQGAYGIVCSAKYLDGDEGEDKVAIKKITNIFSKKILCKRALREIKLLRHFRGHKNITCLYDLDIVPDANGNFNEVYLYEELMECDMHQIIRSGQPLTDAHFQSFIYQTLCGLKYIHSADVLHRDLKPGNLLVNADCELKICDFGLARGYSSDPTKNNGFMTEYVATRWYRAPEIILSFQGYTKAIDMWSAGCILAELLGRRTIFKGKDYVDQLNQILRVLGTPDEKTIENIKSPRARAYIRSLPYMPRIPFETLYPDASPLALDLLSKLLTLDPKTRITAEQALEHPYLEVWHDPNDEPVCPRKFDFSFESVDDIHDMKKMIVDEVAGFREYVRKPLEEQERIYQEEQQREEQVNQTSLQQQQQHSDFERTQQNFQIQSPQETIQESPGIMSPRATFASPEATPQVDLHEHPSMQGSLRTPTGAYSNDPDIPPRPEEATDDGEMDLEHDLVFGAERYN